One window from the genome of Mycolicibacterium gadium encodes:
- a CDS encoding LLM class F420-dependent oxidoreductase: protein MTRPVRVAVQIQPGGAPDYRTWRDAVLAADDLGVDVIFGYDHFHRPAMKALVDGKPVLFDEQPDVSNFEGWTALASWGEITSHAEIGLLVTGVGYRNADLLADMARTVDHIGGGRLILGLGAGWYEKDYTTYGYEFGTFGSRFDLFDESLIRIENRLAALIPPPTRKVPILIGGTGPKRSLPAVARHADIWHAFQELDAFRRLSDRVDELAAAFGRNGADIERSTLWENADSADAFREAGVTLFQTELTADNGYDIASLKQILAWRDNG, encoded by the coding sequence ATGACCCGTCCCGTTCGCGTCGCCGTGCAGATCCAGCCCGGCGGCGCGCCCGACTACCGCACATGGCGCGACGCCGTCCTGGCGGCCGACGACCTCGGTGTCGACGTGATCTTCGGCTACGACCACTTCCACCGCCCGGCGATGAAGGCCCTCGTCGACGGGAAGCCCGTCCTGTTCGACGAGCAGCCCGACGTCTCCAACTTCGAGGGCTGGACCGCGCTCGCGTCGTGGGGCGAGATCACCTCACACGCCGAGATCGGACTCCTCGTCACCGGCGTCGGCTACCGCAACGCGGACCTGCTCGCCGACATGGCCCGAACCGTCGACCACATCGGCGGAGGCCGACTCATCCTGGGCCTCGGCGCGGGTTGGTACGAAAAGGACTACACCACCTACGGTTACGAGTTCGGGACCTTCGGCTCCCGTTTCGATCTGTTCGACGAGAGCCTGATTCGCATCGAGAACCGGCTCGCTGCACTGATTCCGCCACCTACGCGTAAGGTCCCCATCCTCATCGGCGGCACCGGGCCCAAACGCTCGCTGCCCGCCGTGGCCCGGCACGCCGATATCTGGCACGCGTTCCAGGAGCTGGACGCGTTCCGCAGGCTCAGCGACCGCGTCGACGAACTCGCAGCGGCATTCGGGCGCAACGGCGCCGATATCGAGCGCTCGACGCTGTGGGAGAACGCTGACAGCGCCGATGCCTTCCGCGAGGCAGGAGTCACTTTGTTCCAGACCGAACTCACGGCCGACAACGGTTACGACATCGCGTCTCTCAAGCAGATACTCGCGTGGCGGGACAACGGATAA
- a CDS encoding dienelactone hydrolase family protein, whose protein sequence is MIVVQEVEYDVDGLTMIAHLAHPDGEGPWPAVLIGHDGVGLEHYQRRRADILAERGYVALALDYHAGRTYFGQPQAMLDRVMPLLADPARMHAIGRAGLDALLAVPGVDTTRLAALGYGAGGRIVLELARTGTPFVAVAVVHPALPAACADDWTDVGATFLLCTGSEDPLCTPEQLTSFASALQEAGRDWYVHVYGGAQHAFWADPMSSADEGTPDHPVATVPGVGHHAAHERRAWRAVLDLFDDAIRQPDGS, encoded by the coding sequence ATGATCGTGGTCCAAGAGGTCGAGTACGACGTCGACGGACTGACGATGATCGCCCACCTGGCTCACCCCGATGGCGAGGGGCCGTGGCCGGCTGTGCTGATCGGTCACGACGGAGTCGGTCTCGAGCACTATCAACGTCGCCGCGCCGACATCCTCGCCGAGCGGGGATACGTCGCGCTCGCGTTGGACTACCACGCCGGCAGAACGTATTTCGGTCAACCGCAGGCGATGTTGGACCGGGTCATGCCGCTGCTGGCCGACCCCGCCCGCATGCACGCGATAGGTCGTGCGGGGCTCGACGCCCTCCTCGCCGTTCCTGGCGTCGACACGACGCGTCTCGCGGCGCTCGGATACGGCGCCGGCGGGCGCATCGTTCTCGAACTCGCCAGAACGGGCACGCCGTTCGTCGCGGTCGCCGTCGTCCACCCGGCCTTGCCGGCCGCCTGCGCCGACGACTGGACCGACGTCGGCGCGACGTTTCTGTTGTGCACGGGTTCCGAGGATCCGCTGTGCACCCCCGAGCAGCTGACGTCATTCGCATCCGCGTTGCAGGAGGCCGGAAGGGACTGGTACGTCCACGTTTATGGTGGCGCTCAACACGCCTTCTGGGCCGATCCGATGTCGTCGGCCGATGAGGGCACCCCGGACCACCCGGTGGCCACGGTCCCAGGAGTAGGGCATCACGCCGCCCATGAGCGACGGGCGTGGCGGGCGGTGCTGGATCTGTTCGATGACGCGATACGCCAACCCGACGGCAGTTGA
- the istA gene encoding IS21 family transposase, giving the protein MSYREVSVIEIVEMLRLWLQGLGLREVARLSGTDRKTVRRYVDRARACGLDRDGGDGQLTDELIAAVIAGVRPHRPAGKSLAWETIAAEHDQIKTWLKDGLTLTKIHTLLGRRGVVVSYRTLHRYATTELDFGRRQATVPVADCEPGAEVQVDFGRLGMLTDISDGRRRVVHGLIFTAVYSRHMFVWPTYRQNLADVIAGFEAAWAFFGGVFAVVIPDNMKAIVTTAHATEPRLNDSFREYAQSRGFAIDPARVRSPKDKPRVERMVSYVRSNFFAGEHFRDLDDCRNRAQLWCSDIAGMRIHGTTRLRPVQVFSADELPALKPVPETVFDVPVWTHPKVAPDRHVQIAKALYSVPGELVGKRIDARADAHSVKLYWRGELIKVHPAVAPGRRHTDPADLPAEVSVYAMRDLNALQRKAAAHGTHVGVYAAAVLEHPLPWTKMRQVYRLLGLVRRHGAAHVDDACRRALDAEVIDVGLIERICTRGGGEQLPLIPKPPGAASRFVRDGSDFAVRRPS; this is encoded by the coding sequence ATGAGCTACCGGGAGGTATCGGTGATCGAGATTGTGGAGATGCTGCGGCTGTGGCTGCAGGGGTTGGGGTTGCGGGAGGTGGCCCGGCTCTCGGGGACTGACCGCAAAACCGTTCGCAGGTACGTCGACCGTGCACGGGCCTGCGGGCTCGACCGCGACGGCGGAGACGGTCAGCTCACTGATGAGTTGATCGCGGCGGTGATTGCCGGGGTGCGCCCGCACCGGCCGGCCGGCAAGAGCCTGGCATGGGAAACCATCGCCGCCGAGCATGACCAGATCAAGACGTGGCTCAAAGACGGGCTCACGTTGACCAAGATCCACACCTTGTTGGGGCGCCGGGGTGTGGTGGTGTCGTATCGGACGTTGCACCGTTATGCCACAACGGAATTGGATTTCGGTCGGCGCCAGGCCACGGTGCCGGTGGCCGACTGCGAACCGGGCGCGGAGGTGCAGGTCGACTTCGGGCGGCTCGGCATGCTCACCGACATCAGCGATGGCCGCCGTCGGGTGGTGCACGGGTTGATCTTCACCGCGGTGTACTCGCGGCACATGTTCGTCTGGCCCACCTACCGCCAGAATTTGGCTGATGTGATCGCCGGGTTCGAAGCGGCGTGGGCGTTCTTCGGCGGAGTGTTCGCCGTGGTGATCCCCGACAACATGAAAGCCATCGTCACCACCGCGCACGCGACCGAGCCCCGGCTCAACGACTCCTTCCGTGAGTACGCCCAGTCGCGTGGGTTCGCGATCGATCCGGCGCGGGTCCGCAGCCCGAAGGATAAGCCGCGGGTGGAACGCATGGTGTCCTATGTGCGGTCGAATTTCTTTGCCGGAGAGCACTTCCGGGATCTCGATGATTGCCGCAACCGCGCCCAGCTGTGGTGTTCGGACATCGCGGGGATGCGTATTCACGGCACCACCCGGCTGCGCCCGGTGCAGGTGTTTTCCGCCGATGAGTTGCCCGCGCTCAAGCCCGTGCCTGAGACGGTGTTCGACGTTCCGGTCTGGACGCATCCGAAGGTGGCTCCCGACCGCCACGTGCAGATCGCCAAGGCCCTCTACAGCGTGCCCGGGGAGCTGGTCGGCAAGCGCATCGACGCCCGTGCCGATGCGCACTCGGTCAAGCTGTACTGGCGTGGTGAGCTGATCAAGGTGCATCCGGCCGTGGCCCCAGGCCGCCGACACACTGATCCGGCCGACCTTCCCGCCGAGGTGTCGGTCTATGCCATGCGGGATCTAAACGCCCTGCAGCGCAAAGCTGCCGCCCACGGAACCCATGTCGGCGTCTACGCCGCCGCGGTGTTGGAGCATCCGCTGCCGTGGACCAAGATGCGTCAGGTCTACCGGCTGCTGGGGCTGGTGCGCCGCCACGGCGCCGCGCACGTAGACGACGCGTGCCGCCGCGCCCTGGACGCCGAGGTGATCGACGTCGGGCTCATCGAGCGGATCTGCACCCGCGGCGGCGGTGAACAACTACCCCTGATACCCAAACCGCCCGGCGCGGCGTCGCGGTTCGTCCGCGACGGCTCGGATTTCGCGGTGCGCAGGCCCTCATGA
- a CDS encoding SRPBCC family protein has translation MSNNQKVTVERTIAAPVEAIFDVLSNPERHPALDGSGFVRSVDHADRIQKVGEVFTMNMQGDHMGGEYKTDNHVSGYVKDKLLAWKTAPAGTEPPGWEWLWELEPQGPGETLVRHTYDWSKVTDKELLKKVKFPLVTEDQLTDTLARLAEMSS, from the coding sequence ATGAGCAACAACCAGAAGGTCACCGTCGAAAGAACCATCGCGGCACCCGTCGAGGCTATTTTCGACGTCCTTTCCAATCCTGAGCGGCACCCGGCGCTCGATGGTTCGGGGTTTGTGCGCAGTGTGGACCACGCCGATCGGATACAGAAAGTCGGCGAGGTGTTCACGATGAACATGCAGGGCGACCACATGGGCGGCGAGTACAAGACCGACAATCACGTGTCCGGCTACGTGAAAGACAAGCTGCTGGCATGGAAGACGGCGCCCGCCGGAACCGAGCCTCCCGGGTGGGAGTGGCTGTGGGAATTGGAGCCGCAGGGGCCCGGGGAGACGCTGGTTCGCCATACCTACGACTGGTCGAAGGTCACCGACAAGGAGCTTCTGAAGAAGGTGAAGTTCCCGCTGGTCACCGAGGACCAGCTGACGGATACGCTCGCTCGACTCGCTGAGATGTCGTCCTGA
- a CDS encoding pyridoxamine 5'-phosphate oxidase family protein → MSKMTSTERETYLADLHVGVVAVERPDRAPLSVPIWYAFEPGGEVLVSSLAGSLKARLITAAGRFSITAQDETYPYRYVTAEGSVTSIETADDATMRAIAVRYLGEEGGNAFTESFARENPDAESLLFRMRPERWLSVDYSKES, encoded by the coding sequence ATGTCGAAAATGACCAGCACGGAACGCGAGACTTACCTGGCCGATCTGCACGTTGGTGTCGTTGCCGTCGAACGCCCTGATCGCGCACCGCTGTCTGTACCGATCTGGTATGCCTTCGAGCCCGGCGGCGAGGTTCTCGTCTCCAGCTTGGCGGGGTCGCTCAAAGCTCGACTCATCACCGCTGCCGGCCGCTTCTCCATCACTGCTCAAGATGAGACCTATCCATACCGCTACGTCACTGCCGAAGGGTCAGTGACCTCGATCGAGACAGCCGACGACGCGACCATGAGAGCGATCGCCGTTCGCTATCTCGGCGAGGAGGGGGGCAACGCGTTCACAGAGTCGTTCGCCAGGGAAAATCCTGACGCTGAGTCGCTTTTGTTCCGGATGCGACCCGAGCGCTGGCTCAGCGTCGACTACTCCAAAGAGTCCTAA
- a CDS encoding pyridoxal phosphate-dependent decarboxylase family protein, whose translation MDQHSAPVRTDHVYAALPRAMELATEYLAGLPHRPVDAITSYDEVIDALSGPLPDQGTNAVSVVEQLAATLGPATIACAGPRYFGLVVGGTLPAALAADWLVSTWDQTAYSRMSSPAGAAIDAVTERWVLEALGLPTRAAVGFVTGATAGNVVGLLSARHVLLARRGWDVEADGLAEAPRVRVLVGDEVHPSVLQALQMIGLGARRVERVAVDAQGAMRADALADALAADSDPAIVCAQVGNVNSGACDPMSEIVAATHEHGGWVHVDGAFGLWACASPRLSTLVRGVELADSWSTDAHKWLNVPYDCGLAIVADPQAARSALGANTSYLPTSAEREPGVLVPEMSRRARAIPVYAAFASLGRQGLRQLIERCCEHARRLAEMMQATDGFSVCNDVVLNQVLIRADDSDERTWHVAELVRCSGEAWVAGTEWHGRAAVRVSFSNWTTADDDVDRLAEALRRSLAAARNAQQE comes from the coding sequence ATGGATCAGCATTCTGCCCCGGTTCGAACCGACCACGTGTACGCGGCTCTGCCAAGGGCGATGGAACTGGCGACCGAATACCTGGCGGGTCTCCCGCACCGGCCGGTCGATGCGATTACCAGCTACGACGAGGTCATCGATGCCCTGAGCGGGCCGCTGCCCGACCAAGGCACGAATGCGGTGTCGGTAGTCGAGCAGTTAGCCGCCACTCTCGGCCCCGCAACGATTGCGTGCGCCGGCCCCCGCTACTTTGGACTCGTCGTCGGGGGAACGCTACCCGCGGCGCTGGCTGCCGACTGGCTGGTATCGACCTGGGACCAGACCGCGTACAGCCGGATGTCGTCGCCAGCCGGCGCTGCGATCGATGCCGTCACCGAGCGCTGGGTTCTCGAAGCTCTCGGGCTGCCCACACGCGCGGCCGTCGGGTTCGTCACCGGAGCCACGGCGGGAAACGTCGTCGGGTTGCTTTCCGCGCGGCACGTTCTCTTAGCGCGGCGAGGCTGGGACGTCGAGGCCGATGGGCTCGCCGAGGCGCCCCGTGTTCGCGTACTCGTGGGCGACGAGGTCCATCCCTCCGTACTGCAGGCGTTGCAGATGATCGGTTTGGGAGCGCGCCGCGTCGAGCGTGTAGCAGTCGACGCACAAGGAGCCATGAGAGCGGACGCGCTCGCCGACGCGCTCGCCGCTGACTCCGACCCCGCCATCGTGTGCGCGCAGGTCGGCAACGTGAACTCCGGAGCGTGCGACCCAATGTCAGAGATCGTCGCGGCGACCCACGAGCACGGCGGCTGGGTTCACGTCGACGGCGCATTCGGACTGTGGGCTTGCGCATCGCCGCGACTGTCGACACTCGTTCGAGGTGTCGAGCTGGCCGATTCCTGGTCGACCGACGCACACAAGTGGCTCAACGTCCCCTACGACTGCGGCCTAGCCATTGTCGCCGATCCCCAAGCTGCCCGCTCGGCACTAGGCGCCAACACCAGCTATCTGCCCACGAGTGCCGAGCGCGAACCCGGCGTCCTCGTGCCCGAGATGTCCCGGCGTGCACGCGCGATACCCGTCTACGCAGCGTTCGCATCGCTAGGTAGGCAGGGGTTGCGACAACTGATCGAGCGCTGCTGCGAGCATGCCCGCCGCCTGGCCGAGATGATGCAAGCCACGGACGGCTTTTCCGTATGCAACGACGTGGTGCTCAACCAGGTCCTGATCCGTGCCGACGACAGCGACGAGCGCACCTGGCATGTAGCAGAACTCGTGCGATGCAGCGGAGAGGCGTGGGTCGCGGGAACCGAATGGCACGGTCGAGCGGCGGTACGCGTGTCCTTCTCCAACTGGACGACTGCAGACGACGACGTCGACCGCCTCGCTGAAGCGCTGCGCCGATCGCTGGCGGCGGCGCGTAACGCTCAGCAGGAGTAA
- a CDS encoding nuclear transport factor 2 family protein → MNENADMVHTNWAAADAALAVWLEMWNTDSEIARRICSEDFRIHFLNSDTDGSNPGDDVLGAESFARFLDTYRELHPDVVFTEVARAVDGAHGRMLWNVREGEVAAGGVDVFDFTEDGLIREVWSVGGTRAHLT, encoded by the coding sequence ATGAATGAGAACGCGGACATGGTGCATACCAACTGGGCCGCAGCGGATGCAGCACTAGCGGTGTGGTTAGAGATGTGGAACACGGACAGCGAGATCGCCCGCCGGATCTGCAGCGAGGATTTCCGCATTCACTTCTTGAACTCCGACACCGACGGGTCGAACCCGGGCGACGACGTGCTGGGTGCGGAGAGTTTCGCTCGATTCCTGGACACGTATCGCGAGCTACATCCGGATGTGGTGTTCACGGAGGTCGCGCGGGCCGTGGACGGCGCGCACGGACGGATGCTGTGGAACGTGCGAGAAGGGGAGGTCGCTGCGGGCGGGGTCGATGTCTTCGACTTCACCGAGGATGGGCTGATCCGCGAAGTGTGGTCGGTGGGAGGGACTCGCGCGCACCTCACCTGA
- a CDS encoding helix-turn-helix transcriptional regulator produces the protein MRRAERLYALVDLLRGSRRPLSAARLSEEFEVSKRTIERDIQSLQLAGVPIYADYGVSGGYSILREHSLPPLNLTVPESLAVLAGLGLLENSPYGAAARRARAKVLAISREDQLVPVDEALASMFVIDAQPPSEAAISLIPEAIAARRVIRLDYTSEDGQTHTTRDVEAMGLLRGGDSWMFVGWCRLREGIRGFHLDRIRHLEITAEVFPERDPAVLDADLSRWRTRRLG, from the coding sequence ATGCGGAGAGCCGAGCGGTTGTACGCGCTGGTCGATCTGCTTCGGGGATCACGTCGGCCATTGTCGGCCGCCCGGCTCTCGGAGGAGTTCGAGGTTTCGAAGCGCACGATTGAGCGCGACATCCAGTCGCTCCAACTCGCGGGGGTCCCGATCTATGCCGACTACGGGGTGTCGGGCGGGTATTCGATTTTGCGGGAACATTCGCTGCCGCCGCTGAATCTCACGGTGCCGGAGTCGCTGGCGGTGCTGGCTGGGCTTGGCTTGCTGGAGAACTCGCCGTATGGCGCGGCGGCGCGTCGGGCGCGGGCCAAGGTTCTCGCGATCAGCCGCGAGGATCAGCTCGTGCCAGTGGATGAGGCCTTGGCGTCGATGTTCGTCATCGACGCCCAGCCGCCGTCCGAGGCGGCGATCTCGCTGATTCCCGAGGCGATCGCCGCGCGCAGGGTCATACGGCTGGACTACACCTCCGAGGACGGCCAGACCCATACCACCCGTGACGTGGAGGCGATGGGTCTGCTGCGCGGAGGTGATTCGTGGATGTTCGTGGGATGGTGTCGGCTGCGTGAAGGCATCCGCGGATTTCACCTCGACCGCATCCGGCACCTGGAGATCACCGCAGAGGTGTTTCCCGAACGCGATCCAGCGGTGCTGGACGCGGACCTGTCGCGGTGGCGGACGCGACGGCTCGGGTGA
- a CDS encoding GMC family oxidoreductase, producing MNPVVSPAEFDFIIVGAGSAGCLLANRLSADPDHRVLLIEAGGTDDWFWIKVPVGYLYTIANPRTDWCFTTEADPGLAGRSIHYARGRVIGGSSSINAMIHMRGQASDYDLWARATGDDRWRWGGSNGAGETLAIYRELEDYFGGSDEWHGAGGEIRVERPRVRWKILDAWQAAAAELGISPIDEFNRGDNSGSAYFHVNQKRGRRWSMADAFLHPVAHRPNLTIYTHTQALKLLTDGRVLDHQRRGAWTTAQRRATGVRLLKDGHIIDVQARREVILSAGAIGSPQLMQASGLGPAGLLTQHQIPVAVDLPGVGENLQDHLQLRTIYRVRGARTVNTLYRNWITRAGMGLQYLALRSGPMTMPPSTLGAFAKSEPALASPDLEWHVQPLSLAKFGEPLHPFGAITPSVCNLRPSSRGHVRIASADPLTYPKISCNYLSTDADRQAAVCGLRMTRQIMAAPSLARYRPEELLPGPQLVSDEDLQAAAGELGTTIFHPVGTCAMGSFDARGLPRSSEAVLDTDCRVYGVAGLRVADASAMPTITSGNTNAPVMLIAERAARAILAESVAMSL from the coding sequence GTGAATCCCGTCGTCAGCCCAGCCGAATTCGATTTCATCATCGTGGGAGCAGGCAGTGCGGGCTGCCTGCTGGCGAACCGGCTCAGCGCCGATCCCGACCACCGGGTGCTCTTGATCGAGGCCGGCGGTACGGACGACTGGTTCTGGATCAAGGTGCCCGTGGGCTACCTGTACACGATCGCCAACCCCCGCACCGACTGGTGCTTCACGACGGAGGCCGACCCGGGGTTGGCCGGGCGCAGCATTCACTACGCGCGCGGCCGCGTGATCGGCGGCAGCTCGTCGATCAACGCGATGATCCACATGCGCGGCCAAGCCTCTGATTACGACCTGTGGGCGCGGGCGACCGGTGACGACCGTTGGCGCTGGGGTGGCTCGAACGGTGCTGGCGAGACGCTGGCGATCTACCGGGAGCTGGAGGACTACTTCGGCGGCTCCGACGAGTGGCACGGCGCCGGTGGTGAGATTCGCGTCGAGCGGCCCCGGGTGCGCTGGAAGATCCTGGACGCCTGGCAGGCGGCCGCTGCCGAGTTGGGCATCTCCCCGATCGACGAGTTCAACCGCGGTGACAACTCCGGAAGCGCGTATTTTCACGTCAACCAAAAGCGCGGCCGTCGCTGGTCGATGGCCGACGCGTTCCTGCATCCCGTCGCGCATCGACCGAATCTCACCATCTACACCCACACCCAGGCCTTGAAGCTGCTGACGGACGGTCGAGTCCTCGACCATCAACGTCGCGGTGCCTGGACCACAGCTCAGCGCCGCGCGACCGGCGTGCGGCTGCTCAAAGACGGCCACATCATCGACGTTCAGGCGCGCCGAGAGGTGATCTTGAGCGCCGGAGCTATCGGGTCGCCACAGCTTATGCAGGCATCTGGTCTGGGCCCGGCCGGGCTGCTTACCCAGCATCAAATACCTGTGGCTGTCGACCTGCCGGGTGTGGGCGAAAACCTCCAGGACCATCTCCAGCTTCGGACGATCTACCGGGTCCGGGGCGCCCGCACCGTCAACACGCTGTACCGCAATTGGATCACCCGTGCCGGTATGGGACTTCAGTACTTGGCGCTGCGCTCAGGGCCCATGACGATGCCGCCTTCCACGCTGGGAGCTTTCGCCAAAAGCGAACCCGCGCTTGCCAGTCCCGATCTGGAGTGGCATGTGCAGCCCCTGTCGTTGGCCAAGTTCGGCGAACCTCTGCACCCGTTCGGAGCGATCACTCCCTCAGTCTGCAATCTGCGCCCCAGCTCGCGTGGCCATGTCCGCATAGCCAGTGCAGATCCGCTGACCTACCCCAAGATCTCGTGCAACTACCTGTCCACCGACGCCGATCGTCAAGCTGCCGTATGCGGCCTCCGGATGACCCGACAGATCATGGCGGCGCCGTCCCTTGCCCGCTATCGCCCAGAAGAATTGCTTCCCGGCCCGCAACTGGTGAGCGACGAGGACCTGCAGGCGGCGGCCGGTGAACTCGGCACGACCATCTTCCATCCGGTGGGTACCTGCGCGATGGGATCCTTTGACGCACGGGGCCTTCCGCGGTCGTCCGAGGCAGTGCTAGACACCGACTGCCGCGTGTACGGCGTCGCCGGCCTTCGAGTGGCTGACGCTTCGGCGATGCCCACGATCACGTCCGGCAACACCAACGCGCCGGTCATGTTGATCGCCGAGCGCGCAGCGCGGGCCATCCTGGCTGAGTCGGTCGCAATGTCACTCTGA
- a CDS encoding ATP-binding protein: MSTQRPDAAPAVKPIEVSAELKALMRRLKLGQLLDTLPERLALARTNRLPHHDFLELLFADEVTRRDRESAARRAKAAHLDPAMQLHAWDDSAAVAFDQQLWAELTSLRFLADAYNVLVMGPVGVGKTFLANALGHIAVRKHHSVHTERADKLFKRLRGARLDGSYEDEMRKLHRVELLIIDDLALHRLEATETTDFYEIIVERHRAASTVITSNREPPEILTMMADPLLAQSAMDRLQSAAYELVVEGESYRQRQKPGTRKPAPPTSSD; encoded by the coding sequence ATGAGCACCCAACGTCCCGATGCCGCGCCGGCGGTCAAACCGATCGAAGTCTCCGCCGAACTCAAAGCCCTGATGCGCCGCCTCAAACTCGGCCAGCTGCTCGACACGCTGCCCGAGCGGTTGGCGCTGGCCCGCACCAACCGGCTGCCCCACCACGACTTCCTGGAATTGTTGTTCGCCGATGAGGTCACCCGCCGTGACCGCGAATCCGCGGCGCGTCGCGCCAAGGCCGCCCACCTGGACCCGGCGATGCAGTTGCACGCCTGGGACGACTCGGCTGCCGTGGCGTTCGATCAACAGTTGTGGGCCGAGCTGACCTCACTGCGATTCCTCGCCGATGCCTACAACGTCCTCGTCATGGGACCGGTCGGAGTCGGAAAGACGTTCCTGGCCAACGCCTTAGGCCACATCGCGGTACGCAAACACCACAGCGTGCACACCGAACGCGCCGACAAACTGTTCAAACGCCTACGCGGGGCACGCCTGGACGGCAGCTACGAAGACGAGATGCGCAAACTGCACCGCGTCGAACTACTGATCATCGACGACCTCGCACTGCACCGCCTGGAGGCCACCGAGACCACCGACTTCTACGAGATCATCGTCGAACGCCACCGCGCCGCATCAACCGTCATCACCAGCAACCGCGAACCACCCGAGATCCTGACCATGATGGCCGACCCACTGCTGGCCCAATCGGCGATGGACCGACTGCAATCAGCAGCCTACGAACTCGTCGTCGAAGGCGAGTCCTACCGGCAACGCCAGAAACCAGGGACGCGAAAGCCGGCCCCTCCGACTTCGTCGGATTGA